The stretch of DNA AGATTCACTACGTCTGTCATTTGACTTGAATTGCCAATAGGGTGATATCACTCACCTgttctcagtgtgggaagggattcactcactcagccaacccacacacacaccggtGAGTCACAGTgaagagaggccattcacctgctctgtgtgggGGAGGAGATCTACTTGGTCATgcagcctgaagatacatcatcaagttcacaccATAGTGAGATGGTTCACCTGTTATGACTGCAGGAAGCCATACGTTCCGTGATCCTACATCAGAAAATTCACACCagtgagaggccattcacctgctcagactgtgggaagagattcactcattcagcTGATCTGCAGACATACCAGTGAGTTCACAACTGTTCTGTGTGGAGGAAatattcactcggtcatctgatctgCTGACACGcaggagagttcacactggggagagcccacacacctgctcagtctgtgtgaagagattcactcagtcatcccatctaCAGCTACGCCATTCAGTTCCCACTGGGGAGATGCAggtcatctgctcagactgtgggaaagggttcaCTCGGTCATCGTATCTACAGAAacacctgcgagttcacactataacgaggccgttcacttgctcagactgtgggagaggattcactcggtcatttaaCCTACTggcacacaagtcagttcacactggggagaggccgttcatctgctcagactgtgggagaggattcactcggtcatctgccTTATTGGCAcaccggtcagttcacactggagacagtccgttcacctgctcagaatgtgggaagggatttagtTGGTTATCCCACCTGCAGAcacatcagcaagttcatactggggagaggccattcacctgctcagactgtgggaaaggattcattcggtcatctaaCTTagtggcacaccagtcagttcacactggggagaggccatttgcCTGCTTAGACTGTGAGAAGCGATTTACAcgatcatctcaactgaaggaacatcagcgagttcacactggggagagaccgttcacctgctcagagtgtgggaaaggattcgcaCGGTCATCTTACCTagtggcacaccagtcagttcacactggggagaggccatttacgtgctcagactgtgggaagagattcactcggtcatcccacctacagacacaccagcgagttcacactggggagaagccattcacctgctctgcatgtgggaagggattcagtcagtcatcccaccttgtgACGCACTACCAAGTTCACACTGGATTAAGAAGTTGATGGACATTTAACCATCTTGTTGCTGAATCCAGAGGCAAGTTCACGAGTGACTGTTGGTGTCGAACTCtgtaatt from Hemitrygon akajei chromosome 23, sHemAka1.3, whole genome shotgun sequence encodes:
- the LOC140715235 gene encoding uncharacterized protein; translated protein: MQVICSDCGKGFTRSSYLQKHLRVHTITRPFTCSDCGRGFTRSFNLLAHKSVHTGERPFICSDCGRGFTRSSALLAHRSVHTGDSPFTCSECGKGFSWLSHLQTHQQVHTGERPFTCSDCGKGFIRSSNLVAHQSVHTGERPFACLDCEKRFTRSSQLKEHQRVHTGERPFTCSECGKGFARSSYLVAHQSVHTGERPFTCSDCGKRFTRSSHLQTHQRVHTGEKPFTCSACGKGFSQSSHLVTHYQVHTGLRS